The following nucleotide sequence is from Bacteroidota bacterium.
CGATAATGTTTTAATTGTTGGGAAGCAAAGTAAAAATATTGCAACATTTGATGAAAGCATACCTGAAGATTTTTCACTACATCAAAATTATCCCAACCCATTCAATCCTTCAACTACGATCAAGTACGGTTTACCAGAACAAGCATATGTGACTCTGACAGTCCATAACACGCTTGGTCAACAGGTTGCAACATTGGTAAACGGACAACAGAAGGAAGGATATCATGAGGTAGTCTTCAGCAATCCAAACTTGCCAAGCGGTGTGTACTTCTATAGATTA
It contains:
- a CDS encoding T9SS type A sorting domain-containing protein, translating into DNVLIVGKQSKNIATFDESIPEDFSLHQNYPNPFNPSTTIKYGLPEQAYVTLTVHNTLGQQVATLVNGQQKEGYHEVVFSNPNLPSGVYFYRLQAGTYSDTKKLLLIK